A stretch of the Esox lucius isolate fEsoLuc1 chromosome 2, fEsoLuc1.pri, whole genome shotgun sequence genome encodes the following:
- the LOC114828904 gene encoding nischarin — MLNYSNLRTSLLPLHLLSCASTCSAFTSLLSKRISKALGEKKEQNEKKPSILGDLPSQQGTYLGSPGISSGDGYFEMGLGQEEGEEEEEETEGEGCPASLSDQGEFEVQGEHGAPEEEVVVTRVVWCLCLKVGDVVEQRSVCLVLTEGLLALFHAPDPSSAAQLHNPSPLSAPCGQPHGLPHLVDVLEADFVIPRDQIASVILDIPDACLSLRVRSSNVVWFLFSDSESLMAAHSSLCSLAQLPSSTCLSGEPSTSQQLLKLLLTSWEFEENQDCVKGGYVAHLVETALFAPPTSTLSTATNQTSTLSTATNQTSTLSTATNQTSTLSTTPNQTSTLSTTPNQTSTLSTATNQTSTLSTATNQTSTLSTTPNQTSTLSTATNQTSTLSTATNQTSTLSTATNQTSTLSTATNQTSTLSTATNQTSALSTATNQLSSPLRTSSNPIASTVLGPTASPLNPTNPRVSDVLSHIVPGGEADRGSCCLPCVLFLTQLHVYVLKVDFPALARDQTENSSLRLRSFARLSRLPLASVLLHPRLSDLSGSDTASPPCCPRPGHRPPPRDAHVLELLLGQERVTVLFPLPHDRLRFQRQFSSLRSSLRDIKTVAFLQGGKEYKHSDSDSPQAINIYPSSLSRSKRTDRLQVNSPGGTRRPRPSLSLSYPTKCLLEKLTEDNQVPPHLTLSLSPAQSLLSGLRGQDLLGFFHTNIAEVEKEELQHILWSSVVFYKSPDIEVTSCIMLSTKALYFLLDNSASTLIDQSLLGVSWRSAEWQESSALWNGNRCDSQYQPDPELLMSYCFTMKLNHLHSINVGLFDQYFRVVGPSAENILCCLTRDSYGTHRFLQQLMTVLSLQEKLPSPEPSDQDFYTQFGNKSSGKMKNYEMVHSSRVKFIYPSEEEIGDLTFIVAERKGPSGSSSCNILLYVLVFQVQTQSADCSGTKTQGPVSASQPRLHPQSLPAAPPVPSKPTPKGLPPLAPPPSRPTLKGLPPLAPPASRPLLHPKTLVLTSTDVFLLDEDYISYPLPDFAKEPPPRDKYQLTDARRIRDLDRVLMGYQTYPQALTLVFDDVPGPDLLCHLTMDHFGDQEVAGRGGRAGVSGGAESEVQWCVYVPGADSRERLICLLARQWEGLCSRELPVELTG, encoded by the exons ATGTTGAACTACAGCAACCTGAGGACCTCGCTactccccctccacctcctctcctgcGCCTCCACCTGTTCGGCCTTCACCTCCCTGCTGTCTAAACGCATCTCCAAAGCCttgggagagaaaaaagaacaaaatgagAAGAAGCCATCCATACTCGGAGACCTACCCAGCCAGCAGGGCACCTACCTGGGCAGTCCCGGCATCTCCTCTGGAGATGGCTACTTTGAGATGGGTCTGGGGCAGGAagagggtgaggaggaggaggaggagacggaGGGTGAGGGCTGCCCTGCCTCCCTCAGTGATCAGGGAGAGTTTGAGGTGCAGGGAGAGCATGGAGCCccggaggaggaggtggtggtgacCAGGGTGGTGTGGTGCCTCTGTCTTAAGGTGGGGGACGTGGTGGAGCagaggtctgtgtgtttggtgctAACAGAAGGCCTACTGGCGCTGTTCCACGCCCCCGATCCCTCCTCCGCAGCCCAACTCCATAACCCGTCTCCCCTGTCAGCCCCATGCGGCCAGCCTCACGGTCTACCGCACCTTGTAGATGTCCTGGAGGCAGACTTTGTCATTCCCCGTGACCAGATCGCCTCGGTCATCTTGGACATCCCAGACGCCTGCCTCTCGCTGAGGGTCAGGTCCTCCAATGTCGTCTGGTTCCTCTTCTCGGACTCTGAGAGTTTAATGGCGGCCcactcctccctctgctccctgGCCCagctcccctcctccacctgtctgtcaggGGAGCCTTCCACCTCTCAGCAGCTCCTCAAACTGCTCCTCACCTCCTGGGAGTTTGAGGAGAACCAGGACTGTGTGAAGGGAGGCTATGTGGCACACCTGGTGGAGACGGCCTTGTTTGCACCCCCAACTTCCACCCTCTCTACTGCCACCAACCaaacctccaccctctctactGCCACCAACCaaacctccaccctctctactGCCACCAACCaaacctccaccctctctaccACCCCCAACCaaacctccaccctctctaccACCCCCAACCaaacctccaccctctctaccGCCACCAACCaaacctccaccctctctaccGCCACCAACCaaacctccaccctctctaccACCCCCAACCaaacctccaccctctctaccGCCACCAACCaaacctccaccctctctaccGCCACCAACCaaacctccaccctctctaccGCCACCAACCaaacctccaccctctctaccGCCACCAACCaaacctccaccctctctaccGCCACCAACCAAACCTCCGCCCTCTCTACCGCCACCAACCAACTGTCATCTCCTTTGAGGACATCATCCAACCCCATCGCCTCCACTGTTTTGGGACCGACCGCCTCACCCCTCAACCCAACCAACCCCCGTGTCTCAGACGTCCTCTCCCACATTGTCCCAGGAGGCGAAGCGGACCGAGGCTCTTGCTGCCTCCCCTGTGTCCTGTTCCTGACCCAGTTGCATGTCTATGTGTTGAAGGTGGACTTCCCAGCCCTGGCCAGGGACCAGACAGAGAACTCCAGTCTGAGGCTCCGCTCCTTTGCAAGGCTCAGTCGTCTTCCACTGGCCTCTGTCCTGCTACACCCCCGGCTGAGTGACCTGTCTGGGTCTGACACGGCCAGCCCCCCCTGCTGCCCGCGGCCCGGGCACCGCCCCCCTCCCAGAGACGCTCACGTCCTGGAGCTTCTGCTGGGACAGGAGCGAGTCACGGTGTTGTTCCCCCTGCCTCATGACAGACTCCGTTTCCAGAGGCAGTTCAGCTCGCTGCGCTCCAGCCTCAGGGACATCAAAACAGTGGCTTTCCTGCAGGGGGGGAAAGAATACAAGCACAGTGACAGCGACAGTCCCCAGGCGATCAACATCTACCCCTCCTCCCTCAGTAGGAGCAAGAGAACTGACAGGCTACAGGTCAACAG tcCCGGAGGCACACGGCGGCCccgcccctccctctccctgtcctacCCTACGAAGTGTCTGCTGGAGAAGCTGACCGAGGACAACCAGGTCCCACCCCACCTGACCCTAAGTCTGTCCCCAGCCCAGTCCCTCCTTTCTGGGCTCAGGGGACAGGACCTCCTGGGGTTCTTCCACACAAACATAGCTGAG gtggagaaggaggagtTACAGCATATTCTGTGGTCATCTGTGGTTTTCTATAAGTCACCTGACATCGAGGTCACTTCCTGTATAATGCTCTCCACTAAAGCCCTCTACTTCCTGTTGGATAACTCCGCCTCCACACTCATCGACCAGTCAC tgctGGGGGTCAGCTGgaggtcagcagagtggcaggaATCCTCAG CGCTGTGGAACGGGAACCGCTGTGACTCTCAGTACCAGCCCGACCCAGAACTCCTGATGTCCTACTGTTTCACCATGAAGCTCAACCACCTCCACTCCATCAACGTGGGCCTGTTTGACCAGTACTTCCGGGTGGTGG GGCCGTCAGCAGAAAACATCCTCTGCTGTCTGACACGAGACAGTTACGGGACTCACCGCTTCCTACAGCAGCTGATGACCGTGCTGTCCCTCCAGGAGAAGCTGCCCTCTCCTGAACCATCAGATCAGGACTTCTACACACAGTTTGGAAACAAATCATCAG GTAAGATGAAGAACTACGAGATGGTCCACTCCAGCCGGGTGAAGTTCATCTACCCCAGCGAGGAAGAGATTGGGGACCTGACCTTCATCGTGGCTGAGAGGAAAGGTCCTTCTGGGTCGTCGTCCTGCAACATTCTGCTCTATGTGTTGGTCTTCCAGGTCCAGACCCAGTCTGCAGACTGCAGCGGCACCAAGACCCAGGGCCCAGTCTCTGCTAGCCAGCCGCGTCTCCACCCCCAGAGCCTCCCCGCTGCCCCCCCCGTGCCCTCTAAGCCCACACCGAAGGGCCTCCCTCCCCTGGCCCCGCCTCCCTCCAGGCCCACGCTGAAGGGCCTCCCTCCCCTGGCCCCACCTGCCAGCAGGCCTCTCCTCCACCCCAAGACGCTGGTCCTCACCAGTACGGATGTTTTCCTTCTGGACGAGGATTACATCAGCTACCCTCTGCCCGACTTCGCTAAGGAACCCCCTCCCCGGGACAAGTACCAGCTGACCGACGCCCGGCGGATCAGAGATCTGGACCGGGTGCTGATGGGCTATCAGACCTACCCCCAGGCACTGACGCTGGTGTTTGATGATGTGCCGGGCCCTGACCTGCTCTGCCACCTCACCATGGACCACTTTGGAGACCAGGAGGTGGCAGGACGAGGCGGGAGGGCAGGGGTCAGTGGGGGTGCAGAAAGCGAGGTGCAATGGTGCGTGTACGTCCCTGGAGCAGACAGCCGGGAGAGGTTGATATGCCTGCTGGCACGACAGTGGGAGGGGCTGTGCAGCCGGGAACTGCCTGTTGAACTGAcgggctga